In Clarias gariepinus isolate MV-2021 ecotype Netherlands chromosome 9, CGAR_prim_01v2, whole genome shotgun sequence, a single window of DNA contains:
- the tmem115 gene encoding transmembrane protein 115: protein MNRYLPVARQHFLTALASTSVVVKCICVTVFVLYLISWLADTHVALGITPGYLFPPNFWIWTLLTHGVVEQHMWDVVLNLGTVIIAGRLLEPLWGALELLVFFVVVNIAAGLLSGLSYVLAYAATFDLGYLFDVHISGAPAFLGAVLVALKQTSGDTTVLRVPQIRLKAAPALVLLALAILRLAGLLENSASVVACSYGALVGWVYLRFYQRHSRGRGDMSDHFAFASFFPEALQPAVGFIASLVHAALVKMKVCRKMVKRYDVGAPSSITISLPGTDPQDAERRRQLALKALNERLKRVEDQSAWPSMEDEEDNDEDEVRTDAPLLPTRDPSPPTPSTTQNSTGQESSIISFEDAPTHS, encoded by the exons ATGAACCGATATTTGCCGGTGGCACGGCAGCACTTCCTGACTGCTCTAGCCAGCACGAGTGTGGTGGTGAAATGTATATGTGTCACCGTGTTTGTGCTTTACCTCATCTCGTGGCTGGCAGACACACACGTGGCTCTCGGAATCACGCCTGGATACCTCTTTCCCCCCAACTTCTGGATCTGGACTTTATTGACGCATGGCGTGGTGGAGCAGCACATGTGGGACGTAGTTTTAAATCTGGGAACCGTGATCATTGCGGGGAGACTGCTGGAGCCTCTCTGGGGTGCTCTGGAGTTACTTGTCTTCTTTGTGGTGGTGAACATTGCTGCTGGTTTGCTTTCAGGCCTCTCCTATGTTCTCGCCTATGCTGCCACCTTTGACCTAGGCTACCTGTTTGATGTCCACATCAGCGGCGCTCCGGCGTTTCTCGGCGCCGTCCTGGTAGCACTAAAGCAGACGTCAGGTGACACGACTGTGCTCCGAGTGCCTCAGATTCGTCTGAAGGCAGCCCCAGCACTGGTCCTGCTAGCCTTAGCTATCTTGCGGCTAGCTGGGCTGCTGGAGAACTCTGCGTCTGTGGTGGCCTGCAGCTATGGTGCATTAGTAGGCTGGGTATACTTGCGCTTCTACCAGAGGCACAGTCGTGGGCGTGGCGACATGTCGGACCACTTTGCCTTCGCTTCCTTCTTCCCAGAGGCACTTCAGCCTGCAGTGGGCTTCATTGCCAGCCTGGTGCATGCTGCCCTTGTCAAGATGAAGGTGTGTCGCAAGATGGTGAAGCGCTACGATGTCGGCGCACCGTCATCCATCACGATCAGCCTGCCTGGCACAGACCCACAGGATGCTGAGAGGAGACG GCAGCTTGCGCTGAAGGCTCTGAACGAGCGTCTGAAGCGAGTGGAAGATCAGTCCGCTTGGCCCAGCATGGAGGACGAGGAAGACAACGACGAAGACGAAGTTCGGACAGATGCTCCCCTGCTCCCAACCCGTGACCCGTCGCCACCGACTCCCAGCACTACCCAGAATTCCACAGGGCAAGAGTCGAGCATCATAAGCTTTGAAGACGCCCCCACTCACTCCTAA
- the LOC128530069 gene encoding transmembrane protein 26, whose translation MCRVLDVLLALLSRFLFAVHGIVTVWRVVVVKGEPCYWLLLIGVALLGVEMAVTIKCTRNAEWKWFSPMVFLYLSTVIPSIWFLELNLLQFNLPINSSSPDLLLLSHIPLAVDLSDLEPENWVAGLEQTMLIVLVLGRWLMPKGDMTRDQLSQLLMVYVGLGADILDIFDTFKEPEVKTNHAVIIVGLSLFSWALMQFPLVLTQTNPPKSHTNINLKPNTPGLLPCPYISCCSTEIWSLLLTVGLQDGPFLVYRLYLMLREKVLNQLMIFFTCKNILIVMLELYRIGVVHFELHRPGGRERSPDEPQRETERVEGERFEVSGSSHQGVNLSINES comes from the exons ATGTGCCGAGTTCTGGACGTCCTCCTGGCCCTGCTAAGTCGTTTTCTGTTCGCGGTGCATGGAATTGTGACTGTGTGGCGTGTTGTGGTGGTGAAGGGAGAGCCCTGCTATTGGCTGCTTCTGATCGGTGTGGCATTGCTGGGTGTAGAGATGGCCGTTACTATCAAATGCACTCGCAACGCAGAGTGGAAATG GTTTTCTCCTATGGTCTTTCTTTATCTCAGTACTGTGATTCCCTCCATCTGGTTCCTGGAGCTGAACCTGCTGCAGTTCAACCTGCCAATCAACTCATCTTCACCTGATCTTCTCCTCCTGTCTCATATCCCCTTAGCAGTG GACTTATCAGATTTGGAACCTGAGAACTGGGTGGCCGGTTTGGAGCAGACCATGCTCATTGTACTGGTACTAGGACGCTGGCTTATGCCCAAGGGTGACATGACACGTGACCAGCTCTCACAGCTCCTTATGGTCTATGTGGGCCTGGGTGCGGACATCCTGGACATTTTTGACACTTTCAAGGAGCCTGAAGTGAAAACCAACCATGCTGTAATTATTGTAGGACTGAGTCTCTTCTCCTGGGCCTTAATGCAATTCCCTTTGGTACTGACACAAACAAATCCCCCTAAATCCCACACAAACATCAATCTTAAACCCAACACACCTGGGTTACTGCCCTGCCCCTATATCTCTTGCTGCTCCACTGAAATCTGGAGCCTTCTTCTTACTGTTGGGCTTCAGGATGGCCCGTTCCTGGTTTACCGCCTGTATCTGATGCTTAGGGAAAAGGTTCTAAACCAGCTGATGATCTTCtttacatgtaaaaatatcCTCATTGTCATGCTAGAGCTGTACCGAATTGGTGTGGTACACTTTGAGCTGCACAGGCCTGGGGGGAGAGAAAGATCACCTGATGAACctcaaagagagacagaaagagttGAAGGTGAAAGATTTGAAGTTTCAGGTTCTAGCCACCAAGGGGTAAATTTAAGTATTAATGAAAGTTGA